One window of Saccharopolyspora phatthalungensis genomic DNA carries:
- a CDS encoding MTH1187 family thiamine-binding protein, with protein sequence MLVAFSVAPSGAGDSDSVSEAVAAAVKVVRDSGLPHETTSMFTTIEGEWDEVMDVVKRATEAVSANAPRTSLVLKADIRPGHTDQLHAKVRRVEEHLSGE encoded by the coding sequence GTGCTGGTGGCGTTCAGCGTGGCCCCGAGCGGGGCCGGGGACAGCGACAGTGTCAGCGAAGCGGTCGCGGCCGCGGTGAAGGTGGTGCGGGACTCCGGCTTGCCGCACGAGACGACCTCGATGTTCACCACGATCGAAGGGGAGTGGGACGAGGTGATGGATGTGGTGAAGCGCGCCACCGAGGCGGTATCGGCTAACGCACCGCGTACCAGCCTGGTGCTCAAGGCCGATATCCGCCCCGGGCACACTGACCAACTGCACGCGAAGGTGCGGCGAGTCGAGGAGCACCTGAGCGGGGAGTAG
- a CDS encoding tyrosine-protein phosphatase → MSCTPLYYQAFLNRFPQRTAAVCSAIAQAEPGGVLVHCGGGRDRTGLIVLVLLALVGVATADIAADHALSHLRRAELCARAGRGEDTPAIERIIADNGTTAHDLIGDIVGSHDMAAYLRSGGLPETGLIALRDRLLD, encoded by the coding sequence ATTTCCTGCACTCCGCTGTACTACCAGGCGTTTCTCAACCGGTTCCCGCAGCGCACCGCCGCCGTGTGCAGCGCAATCGCGCAGGCCGAGCCGGGTGGTGTGCTGGTGCACTGCGGCGGCGGCCGGGACCGCACCGGCCTGATCGTGCTGGTCCTGCTTGCCCTGGTCGGCGTCGCCACGGCCGACATCGCCGCAGACCACGCCCTCAGCCACCTTCGCCGCGCCGAACTGTGCGCTCGGGCGGGCCGGGGCGAGGACACCCCGGCGATCGAGCGAATCATCGCCGATAACGGCACGACCGCGCACGACCTCATCGGCGACATCGTGGGCTCGCACGACATGGCTGCGTACCTGCGCTCGGGTGGCCTCCCCGAGACGGGTCTGATCGCCTTGCGCGACCGGCTGCTCGACTAG
- a CDS encoding acetyl-CoA C-acetyltransferase — MGSSVIVAGARTPMGRLLGSLKDFSGAQLGGVAIKAALQRAGVRPDQVQYTIMGQVLTAGAGQIPVRQAAVAAGIPMDVPALTINKVCLSGLDAVALADQLIRAGEFEIVVAGGQESMTQAPHLLTGSREGFKYGDVEMLDHMAHDGLFCAFDHVAMGVSTEKYNSRHGVTREEQDAFAARSHQRAAAAAENGIFAEEIAPVEVLRRKGDPVLVDTDEGVRAETTTETLGKLRPAFAADGTITAGSASQISDGAAAVVVMSKAKAEELGLTWLAEIGAHGVVAGPDASLHEQPSNAIKAACAKEQIDAADLDLVEINEAFAAVGIVSTRALGIDEEKVNVNGGAIALGHPIGMSGARLALHLVLELRRRGGGVGAAALCGGGGQGDALILRVPKA, encoded by the coding sequence GTGGGTAGCTCTGTGATCGTGGCGGGAGCACGCACTCCGATGGGGCGGCTGCTCGGCTCGCTCAAGGACTTTTCCGGCGCACAGCTCGGCGGGGTCGCCATCAAGGCCGCATTGCAGCGCGCCGGGGTGCGTCCGGACCAGGTCCAGTACACGATCATGGGTCAGGTGCTGACCGCCGGTGCCGGGCAGATCCCGGTCCGTCAGGCGGCCGTCGCCGCCGGCATCCCGATGGACGTGCCCGCGCTGACCATCAACAAGGTGTGCCTTTCCGGCCTGGACGCGGTAGCCCTCGCCGACCAGCTCATCCGCGCCGGCGAGTTCGAGATCGTGGTAGCCGGTGGCCAGGAGTCGATGACCCAGGCGCCACACCTGCTCACCGGCTCGCGAGAAGGCTTCAAGTACGGCGATGTCGAGATGCTCGACCACATGGCCCACGACGGCCTGTTCTGCGCGTTCGACCATGTCGCCATGGGCGTGTCCACCGAGAAGTACAACTCGCGGCACGGCGTGACCCGCGAGGAGCAGGACGCCTTCGCGGCGCGCTCGCACCAGCGCGCCGCCGCGGCTGCGGAGAACGGGATCTTCGCGGAAGAGATCGCCCCCGTCGAGGTGCTGCGGCGTAAGGGCGACCCGGTGCTCGTGGACACCGACGAGGGCGTTCGCGCCGAGACCACGACGGAAACGCTCGGCAAGCTCCGCCCGGCGTTCGCCGCCGACGGCACCATCACCGCGGGTTCGGCATCACAGATCTCCGACGGCGCCGCCGCGGTCGTGGTGATGAGCAAGGCCAAGGCCGAAGAGTTGGGGTTGACCTGGCTGGCCGAGATCGGCGCGCACGGCGTCGTCGCCGGCCCCGACGCGAGCCTGCACGAGCAGCCGTCGAACGCAATCAAGGCCGCCTGCGCCAAGGAACAGATCGACGCCGCCGACCTCGATCTCGTGGAGATCAACGAGGCGTTCGCCGCGGTGGGCATCGTGTCCACCCGTGCGCTGGGCATCGACGAGGAGAAGGTCAACGTCAACGGCGGCGCGATCGCGCTCGGCCACCCCATCGGCATGTCCGGTGCCAGGCTGGCGCTGCACCTGGTGCTGGAGCTGCGGCGCCGCGGCGGCGGTGTCGGTGCGGCGGCGCTCTGCGGCGGTGGTGGCCAGGGCGATGCCCTGATCCTGCGGGTGCCGAAGGCCTGA
- a CDS encoding LacI family DNA-binding transcriptional regulator: MNDVARLAGVSIKTVSRVVNGETGVHPATAERVLTAIDQLGFRCNLSARNLRRGTGTGTLGLVLGDLANPFYSVLTRAVEEVARVQGKHVLTGSSDEDPARERELVLEFCARRVDGLLVVPAGHSHGYIAHEINSGTPVVFLDRPPGNLDADTVLIDNAGGAALAARHLAEQGHREIAFLGDAPEIHTAAERLLGFREGCAQAGVPFVPDLVLMGPHTGESVAHALRSSLHRATALVTGNNQITIHALRALAGRPQRPALVGFDDFELADLVDPPVTVVTHDTWALGRSAAELLFARLNGDLAPPRRVVIPTRLLARG; this comes from the coding sequence ATGAACGACGTGGCGCGGCTCGCGGGTGTGAGCATCAAAACCGTTTCGCGGGTCGTCAACGGCGAGACCGGCGTGCACCCAGCAACCGCAGAGAGGGTGCTGACTGCCATCGACCAACTCGGTTTCCGCTGCAACCTCAGCGCCCGCAACCTTCGTCGAGGCACCGGCACCGGCACACTCGGCTTGGTCCTGGGCGATCTGGCGAACCCGTTCTATTCGGTGTTGACCCGCGCGGTCGAGGAAGTCGCGCGGGTGCAGGGGAAACACGTGCTGACTGGTTCGTCCGATGAGGACCCCGCACGGGAACGCGAGCTGGTCCTGGAGTTCTGCGCCCGGCGAGTCGATGGCCTGCTCGTCGTTCCCGCCGGTCACAGCCACGGTTACATCGCACACGAGATCAACTCCGGAACACCGGTGGTGTTCTTGGACCGGCCGCCGGGCAACCTCGACGCCGACACCGTGCTGATCGACAACGCCGGGGGCGCCGCGCTCGCTGCGCGCCACCTGGCCGAGCAAGGGCATCGGGAGATCGCGTTCCTGGGCGATGCTCCCGAAATCCACACCGCTGCCGAGCGACTGCTGGGTTTCCGCGAGGGTTGTGCGCAGGCCGGCGTGCCGTTCGTCCCCGACCTGGTCCTGATGGGCCCGCACACCGGCGAGTCGGTGGCGCACGCGTTGCGTTCCTCGCTGCACCGCGCGACCGCGCTGGTGACCGGCAACAACCAGATCACCATCCACGCCCTGCGTGCGCTGGCCGGTCGACCGCAGCGCCCGGCGCTCGTCGGCTTCGACGACTTCGAGCTCGCCGATCTCGTGGACCCGCCGGTCACCGTGGTCACTCACGACACTTGGGCGCTGGGACGGTCGGCGGCCGAGCTGCTGTTCGCGCGGCTTAATGGCGACCTCGCTCCGCCACGCCGCGTGGTCATTCCCACTCGGCTGCTCGCCAGAGGTTAA
- a CDS encoding DNA polymerase IV translates to MRRWVLHMDMDAFFASVEQLTRPTVQGRPVLVGGLGPRGTVAGASYEAREFGARSAMPMAEARRRCPVAVVLPPRFRVYQAVSKRVLGIVREVSDVVEQVSVDEAFLEPTELAGATTAQVEKFATQLRARVRREVGVTASIGAGAGKQLAKIASGLAKPDGMLVVPPDQQLELLSGLPVRKMWGVGPVTESKLHRIGVQTIGELAALHLNDVTSLLGQAHGTELHRLAHGIDDHPVAERAEAKQVSAETTFDTDITDQVKLLSEVTGMAESGHRRLVSSGRAARTVTIKVRDSGFTTISRAETFASATSDLAALSAAARRLLPIAVPPGTPVRLVGVSYSGLATSEQEPLFDNPADQPEAAAATAQSAAQPSQEPPARHWRAGDDVRHAEFGHGWVQGAGHGRVTVRFETAISGRGVARTFALEDPLLSSADPVDSLGW, encoded by the coding sequence ATGCGGAGGTGGGTGCTGCACATGGACATGGATGCGTTCTTCGCATCCGTGGAGCAGCTGACCCGCCCCACCGTTCAAGGACGCCCGGTGCTCGTCGGCGGGCTCGGCCCACGCGGCACCGTCGCCGGTGCCAGCTACGAAGCACGGGAGTTCGGCGCGCGGTCGGCGATGCCAATGGCGGAGGCGCGTCGCCGCTGCCCGGTAGCTGTGGTGCTCCCGCCGCGATTCCGCGTCTACCAGGCCGTCAGCAAACGGGTGCTGGGCATTGTCCGAGAGGTTTCGGACGTCGTCGAGCAGGTTTCGGTCGACGAGGCCTTCCTGGAGCCCACCGAGCTCGCTGGCGCCACGACGGCCCAGGTGGAGAAATTCGCCACCCAGCTGCGCGCGCGGGTGCGCCGCGAGGTCGGTGTGACCGCGTCGATCGGCGCGGGCGCCGGCAAGCAGCTCGCGAAGATCGCGTCTGGCCTCGCCAAACCGGACGGCATGCTCGTAGTGCCGCCGGATCAGCAGCTCGAACTATTGTCGGGGCTACCGGTGCGCAAGATGTGGGGCGTGGGGCCGGTGACGGAGTCCAAACTGCACCGCATCGGCGTGCAAACGATCGGCGAACTCGCCGCCCTGCATCTCAACGACGTGACGTCGCTGCTGGGGCAGGCGCACGGAACCGAACTGCACCGCCTCGCCCACGGCATCGACGACCATCCGGTGGCCGAGCGTGCCGAGGCGAAGCAGGTCAGCGCCGAGACGACGTTCGACACCGACATCACCGACCAGGTAAAGCTGCTGTCCGAGGTGACCGGGATGGCCGAGTCCGGGCATCGCCGGCTGGTGTCGTCGGGGCGCGCGGCGCGCACCGTGACCATCAAGGTCCGGGACTCCGGCTTCACCACGATCAGCCGCGCGGAGACGTTCGCGTCGGCGACCAGCGATCTCGCGGCGCTCTCCGCCGCTGCGCGGCGGCTGCTGCCCATCGCCGTTCCGCCGGGGACCCCGGTTCGGTTGGTCGGCGTCTCCTACTCCGGGCTGGCGACCTCGGAACAGGAGCCGCTGTTCGACAACCCCGCGGACCAGCCAGAAGCCGCGGCCGCCACCGCCCAGTCGGCCGCCCAGCCCAGCCAGGAGCCACCGGCCAGGCACTGGCGTGCAGGCGACGACGTCCGGCATGCCGAGTTCGGTCACGGCTGGGTACAGGGCGCCGGGCATGGCCGGGTCACGGTCCGGTTCGAAACCGCGATCAGCGGGCGCGGGGTGGCCCGCACCTTCGCCTTGGAAGACCCGCTGCTGTCCTCGGCGGATCCGGTGGACAGCCTCGGCTGGTAG
- a CDS encoding ATP-binding cassette domain-containing protein, translating to MTETLLEARDLFKRYGSVEALRGASFTVHPGEVVALVGDNGAGKSTLVKCLSGVEQPDSGQVLVSGKSVSLDSPAAARAHGIETAYQDLAVAPDLDPAANLFLGREIRRPGMLGRLGMLDKAKMRAQAAEQFAKFGVSLPDLSVPIGSLSGGQRQSVAVARSVAWADKLVFMDEPTAALGVVQRERVLEVIRRVRDTGISVVLISHNMPEVLSVADRVEVLRLGSRVARFSATGATLEDLVGAMTGALSQEDAS from the coding sequence ATGACCGAAACGCTGCTGGAGGCGCGCGACCTGTTCAAGCGCTACGGGAGCGTGGAGGCACTGCGCGGCGCGTCGTTCACCGTGCACCCGGGCGAAGTCGTCGCGCTCGTCGGCGACAACGGCGCGGGCAAATCGACGCTGGTGAAATGCCTTTCGGGCGTCGAGCAGCCGGACTCGGGGCAGGTTCTGGTCTCCGGCAAGTCGGTGTCGCTCGACTCCCCCGCCGCGGCCCGAGCGCACGGCATCGAGACCGCCTACCAGGACCTTGCGGTGGCACCGGACCTCGACCCGGCCGCGAACCTGTTCCTGGGCCGGGAGATCCGGCGGCCCGGCATGCTCGGTCGGCTCGGCATGCTGGACAAGGCGAAAATGCGCGCGCAGGCGGCCGAGCAGTTCGCCAAGTTCGGGGTGTCGCTGCCGGATCTGTCGGTGCCGATCGGCTCGCTGTCCGGTGGGCAGCGGCAGAGCGTCGCGGTCGCGCGGTCGGTCGCGTGGGCCGACAAGCTCGTGTTCATGGATGAACCCACCGCAGCGCTGGGCGTCGTGCAGCGGGAACGCGTGCTGGAGGTGATCCGCCGGGTCCGCGACACCGGCATCTCGGTGGTGCTGATCAGCCACAACATGCCGGAGGTGCTATCGGTCGCGGATCGGGTCGAGGTGTTGCGCCTCGGTAGCCGGGTGGCGCGGTTCAGCGCCACCGGGGCGACCTTGGAAGACCTGGTCGGCGCCATGACCGGCGCACTGTCGCAGGAGGACGCGAGCTGA
- the trxA gene encoding thioredoxin — translation MSAAMAGAIDLSALKNRAEATARAAQANANGDGGAASADAAVVEVTEATFQSEVVDKSMQVPVVVDLWATWCGPCKQLSPVLERLAREGNGAWVLAKVDVDANPRIAQLFQVQSVPTVIAIAGGQPVDAFAGAQPEPQIRQWIDSLLNALRDQLPGIRAAEEGAEPAAEEPEDPRFTAAEDALERGDYAAAEAAYQQILDSEPNNEQAKAALAQVRFTARAEQADPAAIERADAAPEDIDAQLAAADAEVAIGRVPQGFDRLIRAIKRTSGDDRDRIRRHLIEMFEVFADGDERVAVARRALASALF, via the coding sequence ATGTCCGCCGCGATGGCGGGCGCAATCGACCTGTCGGCCCTGAAGAACCGGGCCGAAGCGACCGCTCGCGCCGCTCAGGCAAATGCCAACGGCGACGGCGGTGCCGCGTCGGCGGATGCCGCGGTCGTCGAGGTCACCGAGGCCACCTTCCAGAGCGAGGTGGTCGACAAGTCCATGCAGGTGCCCGTGGTCGTCGACCTGTGGGCGACCTGGTGCGGGCCGTGCAAGCAGCTTTCGCCGGTGCTAGAGCGGCTCGCCCGGGAAGGCAACGGCGCCTGGGTGCTGGCCAAGGTCGATGTCGACGCAAACCCGCGGATCGCGCAGCTGTTCCAGGTGCAGTCGGTGCCCACGGTGATCGCCATCGCCGGCGGGCAGCCGGTAGACGCCTTCGCCGGTGCCCAGCCGGAACCGCAGATTAGGCAGTGGATCGATTCGTTGCTCAACGCCCTGCGCGACCAGCTGCCCGGCATCAGGGCCGCCGAGGAAGGCGCCGAGCCCGCTGCCGAGGAGCCCGAGGACCCGCGGTTCACCGCCGCCGAAGACGCGTTGGAGCGCGGTGACTACGCCGCCGCCGAGGCCGCCTACCAGCAGATCCTCGACAGCGAGCCGAACAACGAGCAGGCCAAAGCCGCGCTCGCGCAGGTCCGCTTCACTGCTCGTGCAGAGCAGGCCGACCCGGCCGCGATCGAGCGTGCCGACGCCGCTCCGGAGGACATCGACGCGCAGCTCGCCGCCGCCGACGCCGAAGTGGCCATCGGCCGGGTCCCCCAGGGTTTCGACCGCCTGATCCGCGCGATCAAGCGCACCTCCGGCGACGACCGGGACCGGATTCGACGCCATCTGATCGAGATGTTCGAGGTCTTCGCCGACGGCGACGAGCGGGTCGCGGTGGCTCGCCGGGCGCTGGCCAGCGCCCTGTTCTGA
- a CDS encoding ABC transporter substrate-binding protein, translating into MRMHKTVLALGAALLLTGCGSGQIGDTGSGQTDPNNKNLALITGMRGEPFYVSIECAARQEASAQGYQLNAQAPEKFEQAEQSQILGGIVSTKPGAVIIAPTDDKALAAPLQQAKNNGLKVVEVDTALEDRSVAVASLSSDNYEGGKLAAQTLARLVGDKPGSVLALNTKAGTSTTDERAKGFEEETAKHPNLKLLPTQYTENEPATAAQIVSSTLAANPDLVGVFGTNLNTGEGAATALSNAGKSGQVQLVGFDASPKQVDDLRNGRVQALIAQNPGKIGQEGVKRAIAAIKGQPVERETKTEMLAITRDNMDQQAQYFYKSQC; encoded by the coding sequence ATGAGAATGCACAAGACCGTGCTGGCACTCGGCGCCGCGCTGCTGCTGACGGGCTGCGGATCTGGCCAGATCGGTGACACCGGAAGCGGCCAGACCGACCCCAACAACAAGAACCTCGCCCTGATCACCGGAATGCGCGGCGAGCCGTTCTACGTGTCCATCGAGTGCGCGGCACGGCAAGAAGCCTCCGCGCAGGGTTACCAGCTCAACGCGCAGGCCCCGGAGAAATTCGAGCAGGCGGAGCAGTCGCAGATCCTGGGCGGCATCGTCAGCACCAAGCCGGGCGCGGTGATCATCGCGCCCACCGATGACAAGGCGCTAGCCGCCCCGTTGCAGCAGGCCAAGAACAACGGCCTAAAGGTTGTCGAAGTCGACACCGCGCTGGAGGACCGTTCCGTCGCGGTCGCCTCGCTGTCCTCCGACAACTATGAGGGCGGCAAGCTCGCCGCGCAGACCCTGGCGCGGCTGGTCGGAGACAAGCCGGGATCGGTGCTCGCGCTGAACACGAAGGCGGGTACCTCCACCACCGACGAACGGGCCAAGGGTTTCGAGGAGGAAACGGCCAAGCACCCGAATCTGAAGCTGCTGCCCACCCAGTACACCGAGAACGAACCGGCCACCGCCGCGCAGATCGTGTCCTCGACGCTGGCCGCGAACCCCGATCTGGTCGGCGTGTTCGGCACCAACCTCAACACCGGCGAGGGTGCCGCGACCGCACTGTCCAACGCGGGCAAGTCCGGGCAGGTGCAGCTGGTCGGTTTCGACGCCAGCCCCAAGCAGGTGGACGACCTGCGCAACGGCCGGGTGCAGGCGCTGATCGCGCAGAATCCCGGCAAGATCGGGCAGGAGGGTGTCAAGCGCGCCATCGCGGCGATCAAGGGACAGCCCGTTGAACGGGAGACCAAGACCGAAATGCTGGCCATCACCCGCGACAACATGGACCAGCAGGCGCAGTACTTCTACAAGTCCCAGTGCTGA
- a CDS encoding class I mannose-6-phosphate isomerase: MSSVHSDQVSAASAIVLPANQPRQFYRGGASITALRGGGEHPEFGPEDWVASTTTRFGQAESGLSRLPDGRWLRDAVTAEPDWWLGAEHVAAFGDSTALLVKLLEAEQRLPVHCHPSDVFAQQHLGSRFGKTEAWVVVGTSGSNPVAYLGFRDDVAPETVAHWVATQDSSAILGSLNEIPVRPGDTVHVPAGTPHAIGPGVFIIELQQPTDFSITLEWQGFLADAESAFLGMDTGTALETVNRSGIDDAVLASLIKHTADQAAPRVPLLADDAAPFFRADRLHGTVELEPSFGVVIVLDGSGKVRSQGGADLPLHRGSTAVIPHSAGAMQLEGDLTVVHCRPPSAGSPR, from the coding sequence GTGAGTTCTGTCCACAGTGATCAGGTCAGCGCGGCATCCGCGATCGTCCTGCCGGCCAACCAACCCCGACAGTTCTACCGAGGCGGCGCATCGATCACCGCGTTGCGCGGGGGCGGTGAACACCCCGAGTTCGGCCCGGAGGACTGGGTCGCGTCCACCACGACGCGATTCGGCCAAGCCGAGTCGGGGCTGTCCCGGCTGCCGGACGGGCGGTGGCTGCGCGACGCGGTGACCGCCGAACCTGATTGGTGGCTGGGCGCCGAGCACGTTGCGGCTTTCGGCGACAGCACCGCGCTGCTGGTCAAGCTGTTGGAAGCGGAGCAACGGCTGCCGGTGCACTGCCACCCGTCGGACGTCTTCGCCCAGCAGCACCTGGGCTCCCGGTTCGGCAAGACCGAAGCATGGGTCGTGGTCGGCACTTCGGGCTCGAACCCGGTGGCGTACCTGGGTTTCCGCGATGATGTCGCGCCGGAGACCGTCGCCCACTGGGTGGCCACCCAGGACTCCTCGGCGATACTCGGCTCGCTTAACGAAATTCCGGTCCGGCCGGGCGACACCGTGCACGTGCCCGCAGGCACCCCGCACGCCATCGGACCGGGCGTGTTCATCATCGAGTTGCAGCAGCCGACGGACTTCTCGATCACGTTGGAATGGCAGGGCTTCCTGGCCGACGCCGAGAGCGCGTTCCTCGGCATGGACACAGGGACGGCACTGGAGACGGTCAACCGCTCCGGCATCGACGACGCGGTCTTGGCCTCGCTGATCAAGCACACCGCGGATCAGGCCGCGCCGCGCGTTCCGCTATTGGCCGACGACGCCGCGCCCTTCTTCCGCGCCGACCGGCTGCACGGTACCGTCGAACTCGAACCTTCCTTCGGTGTGGTCATCGTGCTAGATGGAAGCGGGAAGGTGCGCTCGCAAGGCGGTGCCGACCTCCCGCTGCACCGCGGCAGCACCGCCGTCATCCCGCATTCCGCCGGGGCCATGCAACTCGAAGGCGACCTCACGGTGGTGCATTGCCGCCCGCCGTCGGCTGGAAGCCCAAGATGA
- a CDS encoding TipAS antibiotic-recognition domain-containing protein, translating into MQPDKVLGNSASDQTEAIEDATALIGNLTPVGVRGPTTPDQRQAIAQRLGQDWNRISSAIAELFATGVPGNDPRTQQVIHEHYRWICHFWTPDRASYLRLAEMYVNQPKFRRRIERKKPKGMAAYLRDAMTT; encoded by the coding sequence GTGCAGCCGGACAAGGTGCTTGGGAATTCCGCTTCTGACCAGACCGAAGCCATCGAGGACGCCACCGCGCTGATCGGCAACCTCACTCCGGTGGGAGTCCGCGGCCCCACGACACCCGACCAGCGGCAAGCGATCGCCCAGCGCCTCGGCCAGGACTGGAACCGGATCAGCTCCGCTATCGCGGAACTTTTCGCCACCGGTGTCCCCGGCAACGATCCCCGCACCCAGCAGGTGATCCACGAGCACTACCGCTGGATCTGCCACTTCTGGACCCCGGACCGGGCCTCCTACCTGCGGTTGGCGGAGATGTACGTGAACCAGCCGAAGTTTCGCAGGCGCATCGAACGCAAGAAGCCGAAGGGCATGGCCGCCTACCTGCGCGACGCGATGACCACCTAA
- a CDS encoding ABC transporter permease: protein MPTQQETPDSAAAGKAAPPAKGPGARLAASNTLWTGLVLIGLCALFSVLRPDAFPTVFNAQNLLVQAAPLLMLAVGMTFVIITSGIDLSVGSVLVFAGVVSAMTMEWLSGGDAKNAGWGVISVGLLVALVGGALWGLLNGLLVAVARVPALIVTLGSFGAALGAAQLLTNGVDVRTVPSALRKTLGTGTSFLVVPNLAILAAVITLFALWLLHTTAFGRYTYAIGSNAEAARRSGIKVTRHLVAVYTLAGVLAGLAGFMSLAYFGTTTISGHSNDNLNAIAAVVLGGTSLFGGIGSVLGSVIGVFIPAVLDAGFVMAGVRPFWQPIAVGAVLVVAVWLDQRRRRARNNR from the coding sequence ATGCCGACCCAGCAGGAAACACCGGACTCCGCTGCGGCGGGCAAGGCCGCCCCACCAGCCAAAGGCCCCGGCGCGCGGCTGGCCGCTTCGAACACGCTGTGGACGGGCCTGGTGCTCATCGGGTTGTGCGCGCTTTTCAGCGTGCTCCGCCCGGATGCCTTCCCGACCGTGTTCAACGCCCAGAACCTGCTGGTGCAGGCAGCGCCGCTGCTGATGCTCGCCGTCGGCATGACCTTCGTGATCATCACCTCCGGCATCGACCTGTCAGTGGGCTCGGTGCTGGTGTTCGCCGGGGTTGTGTCCGCGATGACCATGGAATGGCTCAGCGGCGGCGACGCCAAGAACGCGGGGTGGGGGGTGATCTCGGTCGGCTTGCTGGTGGCGCTGGTCGGCGGGGCGCTGTGGGGCTTGCTCAACGGGTTGCTTGTGGCCGTCGCGCGAGTTCCCGCGCTGATCGTCACGCTCGGCTCGTTCGGTGCGGCACTCGGTGCCGCTCAGCTGCTGACCAATGGTGTCGACGTGCGCACGGTCCCCAGCGCACTGCGGAAGACCCTCGGTACCGGAACGTCTTTTCTCGTCGTGCCGAACCTGGCCATCCTCGCGGCGGTGATCACGCTATTCGCGCTCTGGCTGCTGCACACCACGGCCTTCGGCCGCTACACCTACGCGATCGGCTCGAATGCCGAGGCCGCCCGCCGCAGCGGCATCAAGGTCACCCGCCACCTGGTCGCCGTCTACACCCTGGCCGGCGTACTGGCCGGGCTCGCCGGGTTCATGTCGCTGGCCTACTTCGGCACCACCACGATCAGCGGGCACAGCAACGACAACCTGAACGCAATCGCGGCCGTCGTGCTCGGCGGGACCAGCCTGTTCGGCGGAATCGGCTCGGTTCTCGGCAGCGTCATCGGCGTTTTCATCCCGGCGGTGCTCGATGCCGGGTTCGTGATGGCCGGGGTGCGCCCCTTCTGGCAACCGATCGCGGTCGGCGCGGTCCTGGTCGTCGCGGTGTGGCTGGACCAGCGCCGTCGGCGGGCCCGCAACAACCGCTGA
- a CDS encoding MarR family winged helix-turn-helix transcriptional regulator yields MSTRSPLPFDPIARAAEIWADRVGPSTTMAAVTSVMRVQQILQSAVDNALRQHNLTFARYEALVLLAFSRRGSLPMRVMGDRLQLHPTSVTNIVDRLEQDGLVRRLPHPTDRRTTLVEITEDGRDLMKKATESVIEVDFGLRGITERQTQQLTELLGKVRHAAGDF; encoded by the coding sequence ATGAGCACCCGTAGTCCACTGCCCTTCGACCCCATCGCTCGCGCGGCCGAGATCTGGGCCGACCGGGTGGGCCCGTCGACGACGATGGCCGCGGTGACGAGCGTGATGCGGGTCCAGCAGATCCTGCAATCGGCGGTTGACAACGCGTTGCGACAGCACAACCTGACCTTCGCCCGCTACGAGGCGCTGGTGCTGCTGGCCTTCTCCCGGCGCGGCAGCCTCCCGATGCGCGTGATGGGCGACCGGCTCCAGCTGCACCCGACCAGCGTCACCAACATCGTCGACCGGCTGGAGCAGGACGGCCTGGTGCGGCGGCTGCCGCACCCCACGGACCGCCGCACCACCCTGGTGGAGATCACCGAGGACGGTCGCGACCTGATGAAGAAGGCGACTGAGTCGGTCATCGAGGTCGACTTCGGGCTGCGCGGCATTACCGAGCGCCAGACCCAGCAGCTGACCGAGCTGCTCGGCAAGGTGCGGCACGCGGCCGGCGACTTCTGA
- a CDS encoding DUF3817 domain-containing protein: MPRTYAGWFRAVAIAEAVSWVGLLVAMAFKYGLQQPLGVTVMGWIHGLVFTAYVVTCLVVFSPLRWRFAVLVLALVASIPPLASVWFERWANRRELLTESDSGEPTFWGRVRYVLRELN; the protein is encoded by the coding sequence GTGCCGCGTACGTATGCCGGGTGGTTTCGGGCAGTGGCGATCGCTGAGGCGGTCTCGTGGGTCGGTCTGCTGGTGGCGATGGCGTTCAAGTACGGCCTGCAGCAGCCGCTCGGCGTGACGGTCATGGGCTGGATCCACGGGCTGGTCTTCACCGCCTACGTGGTGACCTGCCTCGTCGTGTTCAGTCCGCTGCGCTGGCGGTTCGCGGTGCTGGTGCTGGCGCTGGTGGCGTCGATCCCGCCGCTGGCGTCGGTGTGGTTCGAGCGCTGGGCCAACCGGCGCGAGCTGCTGACCGAGTCGGACTCCGGCGAGCCGACGTTCTGGGGCCGCGTCCGCTATGTTCTGCGCGAGTTGAACTGA